From Elusimicrobiota bacterium:
GTTGTTGTTACCATGAAAAAAAGTGTACTAACTAAATTAAAGAACATTAAGATGATAGTATTTGATATTGACGGTGTTCTTACCGACGGGACGGTTATTGTCCTTAATTCCAGGGAGGAAATTAAGCCAATGAATGTTAAGGATCGCTACGTATTTTCGCTGGTCAGGCGTCACGTGCCGGAACTTAAGTTCAGCTGGATTTCCGGGCGTAACTCAGAACACGTGGTTGTCAATGCTGCACAGATGAAGATAGCGTATTTATACCAGGCTTGCGGGGATAAACTCGCAGCAGTTACAGAAATCTGTGAAAAAAGCGGGTTAACGCTGGATAACATAATGTGTGTCGGTGATGACCTCATAGATATCCCTGTCCTAAAACGTGCGGCGGTAGCTATGTGTCCCGCTGATGCGGTACGTGATGTAAAAGATATTGTGGATATTATTGGTGAGACAAACGGCGGGCGCGGAGTTGCTAGGGAAGCTATTGAACTTGTCCTGCGGACACAAAAAAAGTGGGATCGTATACTGTGCAATTTCACGAAATAAAAACTTTTCTTAACTTGATACTTATCGTGCAAACTGTATTTATGATTAGTTCCTGCGGGAAGAAATTGCCGGAAGATGTAGCAAAAGCTGTGGATAAG
This genomic window contains:
- a CDS encoding HAD hydrolase family protein produces the protein MKKSVLTKLKNIKMIVFDIDGVLTDGTVIVLNSREEIKPMNVKDRYVFSLVRRHVPELKFSWISGRNSEHVVVNAAQMKIAYLYQACGDKLAAVTEICEKSGLTLDNIMCVGDDLIDIPVLKRAAVAMCPADAVRDVKDIVDIIGETNGGRGVAREAIELVLRTQKKWDRILCNFTK